Proteins encoded within one genomic window of Macrotis lagotis isolate mMagLag1 chromosome 3, bilby.v1.9.chrom.fasta, whole genome shotgun sequence:
- the LOC141516953 gene encoding olfactory receptor 4P4-like — protein sequence MKNKNNFTEFVLLGLTQNNQVQILCFVIFLFSYMAIFMGNFIVIISILHSRLIEQPMYFFLTYLSFIDVCYTSTVTPKLISDMLAKRKTISYANCMIQLFTLHFFGGVEVFILTGMAYDRYVAICKPLHYMTIMSREKCNTLVLAACGGGFLHSFAQIVLALLLPFCGPNEIDHYFCDIYPLLKLACTDTYSFGLLIIANSGMIALVVFMVLMGSYAVILYTLRAHSSESRQKALSTCGSHITVVVLFFGPLLFIYFRSPTTFKEEKVLALFYTIITPMLNPLIYTLKNSEMKNVMKKVWSRNLFKGRKQLF from the coding sequence atgaaaaataaaaataatttcactgaATTTGTCCTCTTGGGTCTTACACAGAATAACCAAGTTCAGATTCTgtgctttgtcattttcttattttcttatatgGCTATTTTCATGGGAAATTTCATTGTCATAATCTCTATTCTACATAGCCGGCTCATTGAACAACCTATGTATTTCTTCCTGACTTATTTGTCTTTTATTGATGTTTGCTACACATCCACAGTGACCCCTAAACTCATCAGTGACATGCTGGCGAAGAGGAAGACAATTTCCTATGCTAATTGTATGATTCAACTCTTCACTTTGCACTTCTTTGGAGGGGTGGAGGTCTTCATACTCACAGGGATGGCCTATGACCGCTATGTGGCCATTTGCAAACCCCTTCACTACATGACGATCATGAGCAGGGAAAAGTGTAATACATTGGTCCTGGCCGCTTGTGGTGGGGGGTTTCTGCATTCGTTTGCACAAATTGTCCTGGCTCTTCTCCTACCTTTCTGTGGCCCCAATGAGATTGATCACTATTTCTGTGATATATATCCATTGTTGAAACTTGCCTGCACCGATACTTACAGTTTTGGTCTTTTAATAATAGCCAATTCTGGGATGATTGCCTTGGTAGTTTTCATGGTCCTTATGGGTTCTTATGCTGTGATCTTGTATACACTTCGGGCACATTCTTCTGAGAGCCGACAGAAAGCACTCTCCACGTGTGGTTCCCATATCACTGTTGTAGTCCTGTTCTTTGGCcctttacttttcatttattttaggtcACCCACCACATTCAAGGAGGAAAAAGTGTTGGCCCTTTTTTACacaatcatcactcccatgttaaaTCCTCTGATCTACACattgaaaaattcagaaatgaaaaatgtaatgAAGAAGGTGTGGAGTAGAAACCTTTTCAAAGGCAGAAAGCAGCTGTTCTAA